In one window of Nicotiana tabacum cultivar K326 chromosome 12, ASM71507v2, whole genome shotgun sequence DNA:
- the LOC107779136 gene encoding protein PHOSPHATE-INDUCED 1-like, whose translation MSSSLISNSTHFFLKLFLLISFFNVCFASRKLTALVQEPQNQLLQYHKGTLLSGKISVNLIWYGKFKPSQRAIVSDFITSLSSSTPSKADPSVAKWWKTTEKYYHLANSKKSLSLYLGKQVLIENYSLGKSLTQKQIVQLASKGEQKDAINIVLTASDVAVDGFCFNRCGTHESSKGAIIRGKTYKFAYIWVGNSETQCPGYCAWPFHQPIYGPQSPPLGAPNNDVGIDGMVINLASLLAGTATNPFGNGYYQGEADAPLEAASACPGVYAKGAYPGYAGNLLVDKTTGASYNAHGTDGRKYLLPALYDPATSTCSTLV comes from the coding sequence ATGTCGTCTTCTCTTATTTCCAATTCGACCCATTTCTTTTTGAAACtctttcttttgatttctttctttaatgtGTGTTTTGCTTCGAGAAAGCTCACAGCTTTAGTCCaagaaccacaaaatcaactaTTGCAGTACCACAAAGGTACACTTCTTTCCGGCAAAATCTCAGTTAATCTGATTTGGTATGGCAAATTCAAGCCATCCCAAAGAGCAATAGTCTCTGATTTCATCACTTCCCTTTCTTCTTCAACTCCATCTAAAGCCGATCCATCAGTAGCCAAATGGTGGAAGACCACTGAAAAATACTATCATCTCGCCAATTCCAAAAAATCCCTTTCACTCTATTTGGGCAAGCAAGTGCTAATTGAAAATTATTCCCTAGGAAAATCACTGACCCAGAAACAAATTGTCCAATTGGCATCAAAGGGTGAACAAAAAGATGCCATTAACATTGTTTTGACCGCCTCTGATGTTGCAGTCGATGGGTTCTGTTTCAATCGCTGTGGAACCCATGAGTCTTCTAAAGGAGCTATTATTAGGGGCAAGACTTACAAATTTGCTTATATCTGGGTTGGTAATTCAGAGACACAATGTCCTGGCTATTGTGCCTGGCCATTCCACCAGCCAATCTACGGACCACAGAGCCCACCACTGGGTGCACCGAACAACGATGTGGGTATTGACGGAATGGTGATTAACTTGGCTAGCTTATTGGCTGGAACCGCGACGAACCCATTTGGAAATGGTTATTACCAGGGAGAGGCAGATGCACCACTGGAAGCTGCTTCTGCTTGTCCTGGTGTCTATGCCAAAGGTGCTTACCCTGGCTATGCTGGAAATTTGTTGGTGGACAAAACTACAGGTGCAAGCTACAATGCACACG